The following coding sequences lie in one Silvanigrella aquatica genomic window:
- the pgsA gene encoding CDP-diacylglycerol--glycerol-3-phosphate 3-phosphatidyltransferase gives MSLSFFKNRKLSSEENSNNSKDVPNWLKKLPNRLTFLRILCIPVVVYLMSLGEVATESEHFGLIKPIVPSMTDIAAALVFALAAITDFFDGWIARKFQVETVLGKLLDPLADKLLVVAAMVILVEKHRMDGLVAVIIIVRDLGINAIRLAAVDDGIQIPSNMIGKTKTTFQDLGIIGLTVCGTLWFIPFHYIGQLFILLALAASLISGIQYLYDYAKQLKKL, from the coding sequence TTGAGTCTGTCGTTTTTTAAAAATAGAAAGCTATCTTCAGAAGAAAATTCAAATAATTCTAAAGATGTACCGAATTGGTTGAAAAAGTTGCCAAATAGGCTGACTTTTTTACGCATCTTATGCATTCCTGTAGTCGTATATCTTATGTCCCTTGGTGAAGTTGCAACGGAGTCCGAACACTTTGGTTTAATTAAGCCTATTGTTCCTAGTATGACAGATATTGCGGCAGCTCTTGTTTTTGCTCTGGCTGCTATTACCGATTTTTTTGATGGATGGATTGCAAGAAAATTTCAAGTAGAAACTGTGTTAGGAAAACTTCTCGATCCTCTTGCCGATAAGCTTTTAGTTGTCGCGGCTATGGTAATATTAGTTGAAAAGCATAGGATGGATGGCCTTGTTGCTGTCATTATTATTGTGAGAGACTTAGGTATCAATGCCATTAGACTTGCTGCCGTTGACGATGGTATTCAAATTCCTTCAAATATGATCGGAAAAACCAAAACCACTTTTCAAGATTTAGGCATTATTGGTTTAACTGTTTGTGGTACGTTATGGTTTATTCCCTTTCATTATATTGGTCAATTATTTATTTTATTAGCACTTGCTGCAAGTTTAATTAGTGGGATTCAATATCTTTATGACTATGCAAAACAATTAAAGAAGTTGTAA
- a CDS encoding PilZ domain-containing protein, which produces MEVFDSEGKSIFDITPKKKKRYVLFVFKLSREDESRIRTIEKAIQHALPEHVLIRIEDPNEGLKALLVKNIEIIFVDSSIFGSDKVSVEYGLECKKRKKCPIFFIAQSEETLIQEYRKTLALYEEFDDYFNEPIDFIEISKKLKRASLTLGRRARRFSLDIPITVYRLNNDKLYNFMLSDLSLVGFGIKINNDELMNTNEQVKIKLPLSEFKLFHPQYGEFLPLSGRVRRISIDGKIAGCSIEHMTPMQIEVLMNLLEKVSRRLRMARIAEKPIIEKDPVPV; this is translated from the coding sequence ATGGAAGTGTTTGACTCCGAAGGCAAATCGATATTTGATATCACACCGAAAAAGAAAAAAAGGTATGTTTTATTTGTATTTAAATTATCTCGCGAAGATGAATCTCGAATTAGAACAATAGAAAAAGCGATTCAACATGCTCTTCCTGAGCATGTTCTCATTCGCATTGAAGATCCCAATGAAGGATTAAAAGCCTTACTTGTTAAAAATATAGAAATTATTTTTGTCGATTCCTCAATTTTTGGAAGCGATAAAGTTTCTGTTGAATATGGTTTAGAGTGCAAAAAAAGAAAAAAATGTCCCATATTTTTTATAGCTCAAAGCGAGGAAACATTAATTCAGGAATATAGAAAAACCCTTGCCTTATATGAAGAATTTGATGATTATTTTAATGAACCAATCGACTTCATAGAAATAAGTAAAAAATTAAAAAGAGCATCATTGACTTTAGGGCGGAGAGCAAGAAGATTCTCCCTCGACATTCCAATTACAGTTTATCGATTAAACAATGATAAACTATATAATTTTATGCTCAGTGATTTAAGTCTCGTAGGCTTTGGAATCAAAATAAATAATGATGAACTCATGAACACCAATGAACAAGTAAAAATAAAATTACCTCTTTCTGAATTTAAATTATTTCACCCTCAATATGGCGAATTTTTACCTCTTTCCGGAAGAGTGAGAAGAATTTCAATTGATGGAAAAATTGCGGGATGCTCTATCGAACATATGACTCCTATGCAAATAGAAGTTCTCATGAATTTACTTGAAAAAGTAAGTAGAAGATTGCGGATGGCAAGAATAGCAGAAAAACCGATAATTGAAAAAGATCCTGTCCCTGTTTAA